One Streptomyces sp. NBC_00554 DNA segment encodes these proteins:
- a CDS encoding D-alanyl-D-alanine carboxypeptidase family protein, whose product MRDSTRLSRRAALGLAAAAVPLAAAAPASAATTIGGERLARTGVQVSGASGLPRGLTARSWLVADHDSGEVLASYNAHRRLAPASTLKMLFADTVLEKFERTEKHKVTAADLAGIPSGSSLVGIQAGTTYTVEELWLGVFLRSGNDAVHVLSHMNGGLDETVAQMQARAEDLQALDTKVVSPDGFDHEGQLSSAYDLTLFARHGLADTDFRAYCSTKTADFPAGGKKTFQIQNTDRLLTGADGVAAYDGLIGVKNGYTSNAGNTFTGAATRDGRTLLVTVLHPESGGSGVYEETAALLDWGFGKGAGAKSVGTLVEPLSEGGGASVTPTRKGAAGASASSKAEQSSWGMAGGAGGAVVLLAGALAVRSRSRGRGSGGGSHRR is encoded by the coding sequence ATGCGTGATTCCACCCGGCTCTCCCGTCGTGCCGCCCTCGGCCTTGCCGCGGCCGCCGTCCCGCTGGCCGCCGCCGCCCCCGCCTCGGCGGCCACCACGATCGGCGGTGAGCGGCTCGCCCGCACCGGCGTCCAGGTGAGCGGCGCCTCGGGCCTGCCCAGGGGCCTCACCGCCCGCTCCTGGCTCGTCGCGGACCACGACAGCGGCGAGGTGCTCGCCTCGTACAACGCGCACCGGCGCCTCGCGCCCGCGTCCACCCTGAAGATGCTGTTCGCGGACACGGTCCTCGAGAAGTTCGAGCGGACCGAGAAGCACAAGGTGACCGCCGCCGACCTGGCGGGGATTCCCTCGGGCTCCAGCCTCGTCGGCATCCAGGCCGGAACCACGTACACCGTCGAGGAGTTGTGGCTCGGCGTCTTCCTGCGCTCCGGCAACGACGCGGTGCACGTGCTCAGTCACATGAACGGCGGTCTCGACGAGACGGTCGCGCAGATGCAGGCCAGGGCCGAGGATCTGCAGGCCCTGGACACCAAGGTGGTCAGCCCCGACGGCTTCGACCACGAGGGCCAGCTGTCCTCCGCGTACGACCTGACCCTCTTCGCCCGGCACGGCCTCGCCGACACCGACTTCCGCGCCTACTGCTCGACGAAGACCGCCGACTTCCCGGCCGGCGGCAAGAAGACCTTCCAGATCCAGAACACCGACCGCCTGCTGACGGGCGCGGACGGCGTGGCGGCGTACGACGGCCTGATCGGTGTCAAGAACGGTTACACGAGCAACGCGGGCAACACCTTCACCGGCGCGGCGACCCGCGACGGGCGGACCCTCCTCGTCACGGTGCTGCACCCGGAGAGCGGCGGCAGCGGCGTCTACGAGGAGACGGCCGCGCTGCTCGACTGGGGGTTCGGGAAAGGGGCCGGCGCCAAGTCCGTGGGCACGCTGGTCGAACCGCTCAGCGAGGGGGGCGGCGCGAGCGTGACGCCCACACGGAAGGGGGCGGCCGGTGCTTCCGCTTCCAGCAAGGCGGAGCAGTCCTCGTGGGGGATGGCCGGAGGGGCCGGGGGAGCCGTCGTGCTGCTCGCGGGCGCGCTCGCCGTGCGCAGTCGCAGCCGTGGACGCGGTTCCGGGGGCGGCAGTCATCGCCGCTGA
- a CDS encoding SDR family oxidoreductase, translating to MNAMQTKIAVVTGAGSGIGRAVAVELLRTGWSVALAGRRPQTLEETAALAPEGPTIAVRTDVSRPDDVDALFAAVHDRFGRLDLLFNNAGTFGPGGVPFEELPFEAWRHVVDTNLNGAFLCAQAAYRRMKEQDPQGGRIINNGSISAHTPRPHSIAYTATKHALTGLTKSLSLDGRPYRIACGQIDIGNAATDMTERMRTGTLQANGETAVEPVMDVADVARTVRHMAELPLEANVQFATVLATAMPYVGRG from the coding sequence ATGAATGCCATGCAAACGAAGATCGCGGTGGTGACCGGGGCGGGCTCCGGCATCGGCCGCGCGGTGGCGGTGGAACTGCTGCGCACCGGCTGGTCGGTGGCGCTCGCCGGACGCCGGCCCCAGACCCTGGAGGAGACGGCCGCCCTCGCCCCCGAGGGGCCCACGATCGCCGTACGGACCGATGTCTCGCGCCCCGATGACGTCGACGCCCTCTTCGCGGCCGTACACGACCGCTTCGGGCGGCTCGACCTGCTCTTCAACAACGCCGGCACGTTCGGCCCCGGCGGCGTCCCGTTCGAAGAGCTGCCGTTCGAGGCCTGGCGGCACGTCGTGGACACCAACCTCAACGGCGCGTTCCTCTGTGCGCAGGCGGCGTACCGGCGGATGAAGGAGCAGGACCCGCAGGGCGGCCGGATCATCAACAACGGTTCGATCTCCGCGCACACGCCCCGCCCGCACTCCATCGCGTACACGGCGACCAAGCACGCGCTGACCGGCCTGACCAAGTCGCTGTCCCTGGACGGGCGTCCGTACCGGATCGCCTGCGGTCAGATCGACATCGGCAACGCGGCGACCGACATGACCGAGCGCATGCGAACCGGAACCCTCCAGGCGAACGGGGAGACGGCGGTCGAACCGGTGATGGACGTGGCCGATGTGGCGCGCACGGTGCGGCACATGGCGGAGCTGCCCCTGGAGGCGAACGTGCAGTTCGCGACGGTCCTCGCGACGGCGATGCCGTACGTGGGACGCGGCTGA
- a CDS encoding alkaline phosphatase, with protein MTPAAHKHPSPHAPELRAVARHIGRRRFLTATGAAAALAFAVNLPTAGVASAAELDAAKITEDPFTLGVASGDPQPGSVLLWTRLAPVPYQADGGLPAERVTVHWELAHDDRFRRIVRRGTATAHPEFDHTVHVEVGHLAADRVFYYRFKAGSWISETGRTRTVPATHAQVSGLKFAAVSCQAYTDGYFTAYGHLAEDDVDVVFHLGDYLYEYAVNSVGGYRNYTDRVLPDLFNHETVNLEDYRLRYALYKSDPDLRAAHAAHPFVVTWDDHETENNYADDIPENDVPPEEFLLRRAAAYRAYWENQPLRRPQQPEGPDMQLYRRLRWGRLAQFDILDTRQYRSDQAYGDGLDLPGPEIDDPARTMTGETQERWLLDGWRGSRALWNVVPQQVNFAQRKLDLTNPARLSMDSWDGYRASRRRILDGAKSAGIENLMVLTGDVHVAYAYDIKDDFDDPASSTLGTEIVATSISSGRDGADKPSTWDTYTGANPHMKLYNGRRGYVTVELGRELARADFKTVTAVTTPGAPITTAASFVTEVGDQGLKPA; from the coding sequence ATGACACCCGCAGCCCACAAGCATCCGTCTCCGCACGCCCCCGAACTCCGCGCCGTCGCCCGTCACATCGGGCGCCGCCGCTTCCTCACCGCCACCGGCGCGGCCGCCGCGCTCGCCTTCGCCGTCAACCTGCCGACCGCAGGCGTGGCGAGCGCCGCCGAACTCGACGCGGCGAAGATCACCGAAGACCCCTTCACGCTCGGCGTCGCCTCGGGCGACCCGCAGCCCGGCTCCGTCCTCCTGTGGACGCGACTCGCCCCCGTGCCGTACCAGGCCGACGGCGGGCTGCCCGCCGAACGCGTCACCGTGCACTGGGAGTTGGCCCACGACGACCGGTTCCGCCGGATCGTCAGGCGCGGCACGGCCACCGCACACCCCGAGTTCGACCACACCGTGCACGTCGAGGTCGGCCACCTCGCCGCCGACCGGGTCTTCTACTACCGCTTCAAGGCGGGCAGTTGGATCAGCGAGACCGGCCGCACCCGCACAGTGCCCGCCACCCACGCCCAGGTGTCCGGCCTCAAGTTCGCCGCCGTCTCCTGCCAGGCCTACACCGACGGCTACTTCACCGCGTACGGCCATCTCGCCGAGGACGACGTCGACGTGGTCTTCCACCTCGGCGACTACCTGTACGAGTACGCGGTCAACTCCGTCGGCGGCTACCGCAATTACACCGACCGGGTGCTCCCCGACCTCTTCAACCACGAGACCGTGAACCTGGAGGACTACCGCCTGCGGTACGCCCTCTATAAGTCCGACCCCGATCTGCGCGCCGCGCACGCCGCGCACCCCTTCGTCGTCACCTGGGACGACCACGAGACCGAGAACAACTACGCCGACGACATCCCCGAGAACGACGTACCGCCGGAGGAGTTCCTGCTGCGCCGCGCCGCCGCGTACCGCGCGTACTGGGAGAACCAGCCGCTGCGCCGCCCGCAGCAGCCGGAAGGGCCCGACATGCAGCTGTACCGGCGGCTGCGCTGGGGCCGGCTCGCCCAGTTCGACATCCTCGACACCCGGCAGTACCGCTCCGACCAGGCGTACGGCGACGGCCTCGACCTGCCGGGCCCCGAGATCGACGACCCGGCGCGCACGATGACCGGCGAGACGCAGGAGCGGTGGCTGCTCGACGGCTGGCGCGGCTCACGGGCCCTGTGGAACGTCGTCCCGCAGCAGGTGAACTTCGCGCAGCGCAAGCTCGACCTCACGAACCCGGCACGGCTGTCGATGGACTCCTGGGACGGCTACCGGGCCTCGCGCCGCCGGATCCTCGACGGGGCCAAGTCCGCCGGGATCGAGAACCTGATGGTCCTCACCGGCGACGTGCACGTCGCGTACGCCTACGACATCAAGGACGACTTCGACGACCCCGCTTCCAGCACCCTCGGCACGGAGATCGTCGCCACGTCGATCTCGAGCGGCCGCGACGGCGCCGACAAGCCCTCGACCTGGGACACGTACACGGGAGCCAACCCGCACATGAAGCTCTACAACGGGCGGCGCGGCTATGTGACGGTCGAGCTGGGGCGGGAGCTTGCGCGGGCCGACTTCAAGACGGTGACGGCCGTGACCACGCCGGGTGCTCCGATCACGACGGCGGCTTCGTTCGTGACGGAGGTGGGCGACCAGGGGCTGAAGCCGGCCTGA
- a CDS encoding Gfo/Idh/MocA family protein translates to MAVDRVRWGILATGGIAAAFTADLVDMADAEVVAVASRTDASAKAFAERFGIPKAYGDWASLAEDADVDIVYVATPHSAHRAAAGMCLEAGRHVLCEKAFTLNSGEAEELVALARRHDRFLMEAMWMYCNPVIRRLKALVDDGVIGDVRTVQADFGLAGPFPPSHRLRDPAQGGGALLDLGVYPVSFAQLLLGEPSDIAARAVLSDEGVDLQTGALLSWESGALASVHCSIHGGTPVAASVTGSAGRIDIPDGFFFADRFVLHRDGRDPEEFTAEPTHGPRNSLRHEAAEVMRALRAGETESPLVPLDGTLAVMRTLDTIRDRIGVRYPSETD, encoded by the coding sequence ATGGCAGTGGATCGCGTGCGGTGGGGGATTCTGGCGACGGGCGGGATCGCTGCGGCGTTCACGGCGGACCTGGTGGACATGGCGGACGCCGAGGTGGTGGCCGTGGCCTCGCGGACGGACGCCTCGGCGAAGGCGTTCGCGGAACGGTTCGGGATACCGAAGGCGTACGGGGACTGGGCGTCGCTCGCCGAGGACGCGGACGTCGACATCGTGTACGTCGCCACTCCGCACTCGGCGCACCGGGCCGCGGCCGGGATGTGTCTGGAGGCGGGGCGCCATGTGCTGTGCGAGAAGGCGTTCACGCTGAACTCGGGCGAGGCGGAGGAGCTGGTCGCGCTCGCGCGGCGGCACGACCGGTTCCTGATGGAGGCCATGTGGATGTACTGCAATCCCGTCATCCGGCGGCTCAAGGCGCTCGTCGACGACGGTGTGATCGGTGACGTGCGCACCGTGCAGGCCGACTTCGGGCTGGCAGGGCCCTTCCCGCCCTCGCACCGGTTGCGTGACCCGGCGCAGGGTGGCGGCGCGCTTCTCGATCTCGGTGTCTACCCGGTGTCGTTCGCGCAGCTGCTGCTCGGGGAGCCCTCGGACATCGCCGCGAGAGCGGTGCTCTCCGACGAGGGCGTTGATCTCCAGACGGGTGCACTGCTCTCTTGGGAGAGCGGTGCTCTCGCTTCGGTGCACTGCTCCATTCACGGCGGCACCCCCGTCGCCGCCTCGGTCACCGGCTCCGCGGGCCGCATCGACATCCCCGACGGCTTCTTCTTCGCGGACCGTTTCGTCCTGCACCGCGACGGCCGCGACCCGGAGGAGTTCACGGCCGAGCCGACGCACGGACCCCGCAACAGCCTCAGGCACGAGGCCGCCGAGGTCATGCGAGCCCTGCGCGCCGGCGAGACCGAGTCCCCGCTCGTCCCCCTCGACGGCACCCTCGCCGTGATGCGGACGCTCGACACGATCCGGGACCGCATCGGCGTCCGCTATCCCAGCGAGACCGACTAG
- a CDS encoding multidrug effflux MFS transporter codes for MPERGRTTRDQESPEGDIAKTAVAVPPGVRDTAALRRTGLLVTLILGGLAATPPLAMDMYLPALPEVTNSLHAPAATVQLTLTACLAGMAFGQLVVGPMSDKWGRRRPLLVGLLGYIVATALCAVAPNIETLVAFRLAQGLAGAAGIVIARAVVRDLHDGMAMARFFSTLMLISGVAPIIAPLIGGQVLRVTDWRGVFVVLTVVGIALTAVVWFRLPETLPPGERHSGGVGEALRAMRGLLADRIFAGYMLTGGFTFAALFAYISASPFVIQEIYGASPQTFSLLFGVNSVGLVIVGQINGKILVGRVGLDKVLAVGLAVIALAATALLLMSTGVLGEAGLVPVAAALFVLMSAMGVALPNTQALALMRVRHAAGSASALLGTSSFLVGAIASPLVGIAGERTAVPMAVVQLAAVLVAAACFVGLCRPWQGRRTSDGKAADS; via the coding sequence ATGCCCGAGCGTGGCCGTACCACGCGGGACCAGGAGAGCCCGGAGGGCGACATAGCGAAGACGGCGGTAGCCGTACCGCCGGGCGTACGGGACACCGCCGCCCTCCGCCGCACCGGACTCCTCGTCACCCTGATCCTCGGCGGGCTCGCCGCCACGCCCCCGCTCGCGATGGACATGTACCTCCCGGCGCTGCCGGAGGTCACGAACTCCCTGCACGCCCCCGCCGCGACCGTGCAGCTCACCCTCACCGCCTGCCTCGCGGGCATGGCGTTCGGACAGCTGGTCGTCGGCCCGATGAGCGACAAGTGGGGGCGGCGCAGGCCACTGCTCGTGGGCCTGCTCGGCTACATCGTCGCCACCGCCCTCTGCGCCGTCGCCCCGAACATCGAAACCCTCGTCGCCTTCCGCCTGGCCCAGGGCCTCGCGGGCGCGGCCGGAATCGTCATCGCGCGGGCGGTCGTACGCGATCTGCACGACGGCATGGCGATGGCCCGCTTCTTCTCCACGCTCATGCTGATCTCCGGCGTCGCCCCGATCATCGCGCCGCTCATCGGCGGCCAGGTCCTGCGCGTCACCGACTGGCGGGGCGTGTTCGTGGTCCTCACGGTGGTCGGCATCGCGCTCACCGCGGTCGTCTGGTTCCGGCTGCCCGAGACCCTCCCGCCCGGTGAGCGGCACAGCGGCGGCGTGGGCGAGGCGCTGCGCGCGATGCGCGGACTGCTCGCCGACCGGATCTTCGCGGGCTACATGCTCACCGGCGGGTTCACCTTCGCCGCGTTGTTCGCGTACATCTCCGCCTCGCCCTTCGTGATCCAGGAGATCTACGGCGCCTCCCCGCAGACCTTCAGCCTGCTCTTCGGCGTCAACTCCGTCGGCCTGGTGATCGTCGGCCAGATCAACGGCAAGATCCTGGTCGGCCGGGTCGGTCTCGACAAGGTTCTCGCCGTCGGCCTCGCGGTCATCGCGCTCGCCGCGACCGCGCTGCTGCTGATGTCCACCGGCGTCCTCGGCGAGGCCGGGCTCGTTCCGGTCGCCGCCGCGCTGTTCGTGCTGATGTCCGCGATGGGCGTGGCCCTGCCCAACACCCAGGCACTCGCGCTGATGCGCGTCCGGCACGCCGCGGGTTCCGCTTCCGCGCTCCTGGGCACCTCCTCCTTCCTCGTCGGCGCGATCGCCTCACCCCTCGTCGGCATCGCCGGGGAGCGCACCGCCGTCCCGATGGCCGTCGTCCAACTGGCCGCAGTACTGGTGGCGGCCGCCTGCTTCGTGGGACTGTGCCGTCCCTGGCAGGGAAGACGCACATCGGACGGAAAGGCGGCGGACAGCTGA
- a CDS encoding serine hydrolase domain-containing protein — protein MAGKTHIGRKGGGQLSAPRLRIDSPERAGLDPGELKHLVREVHALTGGADPWAAGAVLVAGRGPVIAVEEAAGWAVRYASYDQETDTGVELPPGARVPMTAHTPFDLASLTKLFTAVAAVQQLERGTLGIDARVGAYLPDFRAAAEHGITVRQLLTHTSGLRPELPLYDCPDDRARLTMLRAEAPVSEPGEYVYSDVNLLLLQYVLERTTGRALDVLVRDGITRPLGMTATRFGPCPGAAATEDQRWPWAKADRGMLRGVVHDENAWALGGVAGHAGLFSTGRDLAVFCRTLLAGGSYGPARILGPDFVELMLTPPGLGFALDQAWFMGGLAGRGAAGHTGFTGTSLVLDPATDTFVVLLANTVHPRRRAADNAPRAAVGTRVARAVRGT, from the coding sequence CTGGCAGGGAAGACGCACATCGGACGGAAAGGCGGCGGACAGCTGAGCGCACCGAGACTGCGCATCGACTCACCGGAACGGGCCGGGCTCGACCCCGGAGAACTGAAGCATCTCGTACGGGAGGTCCACGCCCTCACGGGCGGGGCGGACCCCTGGGCCGCGGGCGCCGTGCTGGTCGCCGGGCGCGGCCCGGTCATCGCCGTCGAAGAGGCCGCGGGGTGGGCGGTCCGCTACGCCTCCTACGACCAGGAGACGGACACGGGGGTCGAACTGCCGCCCGGGGCACGGGTTCCCATGACCGCCCACACCCCCTTCGACCTCGCCTCCCTCACCAAGCTGTTCACGGCGGTCGCCGCGGTGCAGCAGCTGGAGCGGGGCACGCTCGGCATCGACGCGCGGGTCGGCGCGTATCTGCCGGACTTCCGGGCGGCCGCCGAACACGGCATCACCGTACGGCAGTTGCTCACCCACACCTCCGGGCTGCGGCCCGAACTCCCGCTGTACGACTGCCCGGACGACCGGGCGCGGCTCACCATGCTCCGTGCGGAGGCGCCGGTGTCGGAGCCGGGGGAGTACGTCTACTCGGACGTGAATCTGCTCCTCCTCCAGTACGTCCTTGAGCGCACCACCGGGCGAGCCCTTGACGTCCTCGTGCGTGACGGGATCACCCGGCCGCTCGGGATGACGGCCACCCGCTTCGGGCCGTGTCCGGGGGCCGCGGCGACGGAGGATCAGCGGTGGCCGTGGGCCAAGGCCGACCGGGGCATGCTCCGTGGTGTCGTCCACGACGAGAACGCCTGGGCCCTCGGGGGTGTGGCCGGTCATGCCGGCCTCTTCTCCACGGGCCGCGACCTCGCCGTCTTCTGCCGCACCCTCCTCGCGGGCGGCTCCTACGGCCCCGCCCGCATCCTCGGCCCCGACTTCGTCGAACTCATGCTCACCCCGCCCGGTCTCGGCTTCGCCCTCGACCAGGCCTGGTTCATGGGCGGGCTCGCGGGGCGCGGTGCGGCGGGGCACACGGGGTTCACGGGGACGTCGCTGGTGCTGGATCCGGCGACGGACACGTTCGTGGTGCTGCTGGCGAATACGGTGCATCCGCGGCGCCGGGCCGCCGACAACGCGCCAAGGGCGGCGGTGGGGACTCGGGTGGCTCGGGCGGTGCGGGGGACTTGA
- a CDS encoding small ribosomal subunit Rsm22 family protein, whose amino-acid sequence MTAAETLRTALAGLLDGLPPKAATQAVERLIATYRGRTPTHTPILRDREDVIAYAAYRMPATFEAVRTALSEFADAAPAWAPDSHVDIGGGTGAATWAVNATWEGTRPVTVLDWAEPALALGREIAAANPELKAAEWHRSRIGAALTIESTDLVTVSYVLGELTDADRASVVDAAASAAQAVVIIEPGTPDGYARVIDARDRLIGAGFRIAAPCPHSARCPIVPGEDWCHFSARVSRSSLHRQVKGGSLPYEDEKFSYVAATRFPPAPAPSRVVRKPQIRKGQVLLELCEPDESLRRETVTKRHGLLYRAARDAAWGDAWPPPPQGD is encoded by the coding sequence GTGACCGCCGCCGAAACCCTCCGCACCGCCCTCGCCGGCCTCCTCGACGGCCTCCCCCCGAAGGCAGCCACCCAGGCGGTCGAGCGGCTGATCGCGACCTACCGGGGCCGCACCCCCACCCACACCCCGATCCTCCGCGACCGCGAGGACGTGATTGCGTACGCCGCGTACCGGATGCCCGCGACCTTCGAGGCGGTACGCACGGCGCTCAGCGAGTTCGCGGACGCCGCCCCGGCCTGGGCACCGGACAGCCACGTGGACATCGGCGGCGGCACCGGCGCCGCGACCTGGGCGGTGAACGCGACCTGGGAGGGCACGCGCCCGGTGACGGTCCTCGACTGGGCCGAACCGGCGCTCGCGCTGGGCCGGGAAATCGCCGCGGCGAACCCGGAGTTGAAGGCCGCCGAGTGGCACCGCTCTCGTATCGGAGCGGCGCTCACCATCGAGAGCACTGATCTCGTCACCGTCTCCTACGTCCTCGGCGAACTGACCGACGCCGACCGCGCCTCCGTGGTCGACGCCGCCGCGTCCGCCGCCCAGGCCGTCGTGATCATCGAGCCCGGCACCCCCGACGGCTACGCCCGCGTCATCGACGCCCGCGACCGCCTGATCGGCGCCGGGTTCCGGATCGCCGCACCCTGTCCGCACAGCGCACGCTGCCCCATCGTCCCCGGCGAGGACTGGTGCCACTTCTCGGCCCGGGTCAGCCGTTCCTCCCTGCACCGCCAGGTCAAGGGCGGCTCCCTGCCGTACGAGGACGAGAAGTTCAGCTATGTCGCCGCGACCCGCTTCCCGCCGGCCCCGGCCCCCTCCCGCGTCGTCCGCAAGCCCCAGATCCGCAAGGGCCAGGTACTCCTGGAACTGTGCGAACCCGACGAGTCCCTGCGCCGGGAGACGGTGACCAAGCGCCACGGCCTGCTGTACCGGGCGGCCCGCGACGCGGCCTGGGGCGACGCCTGGCCGCCGCCGCCCCAGGGCGACTAA
- a CDS encoding DUF6243 family protein has product MSRGGNGNMLGVGGTRSNLGRKALRGGGRGKQVGGGQDPQSQKRELLRRLQESRAEGPADGRAEERVDGHAEDRAEEERG; this is encoded by the coding sequence ATGAGCCGAGGCGGAAACGGAAACATGCTGGGCGTCGGCGGAACCCGCAGCAACCTGGGCCGCAAGGCGCTGCGCGGCGGGGGCCGGGGCAAGCAGGTCGGCGGGGGCCAGGATCCGCAGAGCCAGAAGCGGGAGCTGCTGCGCAGGCTGCAGGAGAGCCGCGCGGAGGGACCTGCGGACGGACGTGCGGAGGAACGCGTGGATGGCCACGCGGAGGACCGTGCGGAGGAGGAGCGGGGTTAG
- a CDS encoding TetR/AcrR family transcriptional regulator, whose amino-acid sequence MVQKPPVQKPSPPSGKPTPDATRRSEKSRRAIYDAALALVGEVGYPKTTIEGIAARAGVGKQTIYRWWSSKAEVLLEAFIDLSAQAAEAAARPEILGEQAAYEIPDTGDLEADLKLVLRATVDELLDPKFEIPSRALAAEGVVNKEVGVEFVTKLLEPQLQLYVKRLRSAQDAGQVRQDIDLRIALELWVSPLAQRWLQHTGPITYDYTDALVDYALHGLAPR is encoded by the coding sequence ATGGTCCAGAAGCCGCCCGTCCAGAAGCCCTCCCCGCCCTCGGGCAAGCCCACCCCCGACGCCACCCGCCGCAGCGAGAAGTCCCGCCGCGCGATCTACGACGCCGCCCTCGCCCTCGTCGGCGAGGTCGGCTACCCGAAGACCACCATCGAGGGCATCGCCGCCCGCGCCGGCGTCGGCAAGCAGACGATCTACCGCTGGTGGTCCTCGAAGGCCGAGGTGCTCCTGGAGGCGTTCATCGACCTCAGCGCCCAGGCGGCGGAGGCCGCGGCCCGGCCCGAGATCCTGGGGGAGCAGGCGGCGTACGAGATCCCGGACACCGGTGATCTGGAGGCCGACCTCAAACTGGTCCTGCGTGCCACCGTCGACGAGCTCCTCGACCCCAAGTTCGAGATCCCCTCGCGTGCGCTGGCCGCCGAGGGCGTCGTCAACAAGGAGGTGGGCGTCGAGTTCGTGACCAAGCTCCTCGAACCCCAGCTCCAGCTGTACGTGAAGCGGCTGCGCTCCGCCCAGGACGCCGGCCAGGTGCGCCAGGACATCGACCTGCGCATCGCCCTGGAGCTCTGGGTCTCCCCGCTCGCCCAGCGCTGGCTCCAGCACACCGGCCCGATCACCTACGACTACACGGACGCCCTCGTCGACTACGCCCTCCACGGCCTCGCCCCACGCTGA
- a CDS encoding bifunctional DNA primase/polymerase: MSAEFGRRSGAQGRISQWLRGRRPKETADGDGGREALLLAAAAAGLPLAQAAYPSGYRCSCDRVGCPTPARHPISFAWQTQSTTDRAQIERWARHQPQANFITATGMVHDVLDVPLDAGREALERLLASGIEVGPVAQSGADRMLFFTATRGTPEDEDEWWPCELDCHPETMDEHPGLRWHCRGSYVLVPPAQLPGDLSVDWVRGPEHPLPDPLTILEILTDACARYAGDGTEQLAAWPHRG; this comes from the coding sequence ATGAGCGCAGAGTTCGGCCGCCGCTCAGGCGCGCAGGGCAGGATCTCCCAGTGGCTGCGTGGACGCCGTCCGAAGGAGACCGCCGATGGTGACGGCGGGCGTGAAGCCCTGCTGCTCGCCGCTGCCGCCGCCGGGCTGCCGCTCGCGCAGGCCGCGTACCCCTCCGGGTACCGGTGCTCCTGTGACCGCGTCGGCTGCCCCACCCCCGCGCGCCACCCCATCTCCTTCGCCTGGCAGACCCAGTCCACGACCGACCGCGCCCAGATCGAGCGGTGGGCCCGGCATCAGCCGCAGGCCAACTTCATCACCGCGACCGGCATGGTGCACGACGTCCTCGACGTACCGCTCGACGCGGGGCGCGAGGCGCTGGAGCGGCTGCTCGCCTCCGGTATCGAGGTCGGACCCGTCGCCCAGTCCGGCGCCGACCGCATGCTCTTCTTCACGGCCACCCGCGGTACGCCCGAGGACGAGGACGAGTGGTGGCCCTGCGAGCTGGACTGCCACCCCGAGACGATGGACGAGCACCCGGGCCTGCGCTGGCACTGTCGCGGCTCGTACGTCCTGGTGCCGCCGGCCCAGCTCCCCGGTGACCTCTCGGTCGACTGGGTACGGGGCCCCGAGCACCCCCTGCCGGACCCGCTCACCATCCTCGAAATCCTGACCGACGCCTGCGCCCGCTACGCCGGCGACGGCACGGAGCAGCTGGCGGCCTGGCCCCACCGGGGCTGA
- the efeU gene encoding iron uptake transporter permease EfeU translates to MFANYLIGLREGLEASLVVCILVAYLVKTKHREALRPIWIGIGVAVLISLGFGFALEYGSQEMTFKAQELLGGSLSIVAVGLVTWMVFWMRRTARHLKAELHGKLDSALLMGTGALVATAFLAVGREGLETSLFVWTSVHAAGSEDGTFKPLLGALLGLATAVLLGWLFYRGALRINLAKFFTWTGGMLVVVAAGVLAYGFHDLQEADFLPGLTNKAFDISGAIPPDSWYGTLLKGVFNFQPDPTVLQVTVWALYLIPTLAIFLAPVGFASGKGRVKTPDEQGSQGSRGSHHSKAS, encoded by the coding sequence GTGTTCGCGAACTATCTGATCGGCCTGCGCGAGGGGCTGGAAGCCAGCCTGGTCGTCTGCATCCTCGTCGCCTATCTGGTGAAGACCAAGCACCGTGAAGCGCTGCGGCCGATCTGGATCGGCATCGGCGTCGCGGTGCTGATCTCGCTCGGCTTCGGCTTCGCCCTGGAGTACGGCTCGCAGGAGATGACGTTCAAGGCGCAGGAGCTGCTCGGCGGTTCGCTGTCGATCGTCGCCGTGGGCCTGGTGACCTGGATGGTCTTCTGGATGCGGCGCACGGCCCGGCATCTGAAGGCGGAGCTGCACGGAAAGCTGGACTCGGCGCTGCTGATGGGCACGGGGGCGCTGGTGGCCACCGCGTTCCTGGCGGTCGGCCGGGAGGGCCTGGAGACCTCGCTGTTCGTGTGGACCTCGGTGCACGCGGCCGGTTCCGAGGACGGCACGTTCAAGCCGCTGCTCGGCGCGCTGCTCGGCCTCGCCACGGCGGTGCTGCTCGGCTGGCTGTTCTACCGGGGTGCGCTGCGCATCAACCTGGCCAAGTTCTTCACCTGGACCGGCGGCATGCTGGTCGTGGTCGCCGCGGGCGTGCTGGCGTACGGCTTCCACGACCTCCAGGAGGCCGACTTCCTGCCGGGCCTGACGAACAAGGCGTTCGACATCAGCGGCGCCATCCCGCCGGACAGTTGGTACGGCACCCTCCTCAAGGGCGTCTTCAACTTCCAGCCCGATCCGACCGTCCTCCAGGTCACGGTGTGGGCGCTGTACCTGATCCCGACTCTCGCGATTTTCCTCGCCCCGGTAGGGTTCGCCTCCGGGAAGGGGAGGGTGAAGACGCCTGATGAGCAGGGATCGCAGGGTTCGCGGGGATCGCACCATTCGAAGGCTTCGTAG